A region of Rhodamnia argentea isolate NSW1041297 chromosome 9, ASM2092103v1, whole genome shotgun sequence DNA encodes the following proteins:
- the LOC115731164 gene encoding probable aquaporin NIP5-1 yields the protein MPESPTAASAPATPGTPAPLFPGMRVDSLSYDRKSMPRCKCLPVNAPTWGEPHTCFTDFPVPDISLTRKVGAEFVGTFILIFAAAAGSIVNQKYTGSETLIGSAACAGLAVMIIILSTGHISGAHLNPSLTIAFAALRHFPWVHVPAYIAARVSASICASFALKGVFHPYMAGGVTIPSVSHGQAFALEFLITFNLLFVVTAVATDTRAVGELAGIAVGATVMLNILVSGPASGGSMNPVRTLGPAVAAGNYRALWIYLVAPTLGALAGAGTYTVVKLRDDEADPPRPVRSFRR from the exons atgccAGAATCGCCAACAGCAGCATCAGCGCCGGCGACGCCGGGGACGCCGGCACCGCTGTTCCCAGGGATGAGGGTGGACTCGCTGTCGTACGACAGGAAGTCAATGCCGCGCTGCAAGTGCCTCCCGGTGAACGCTCCCACGTGGGGCGAGCCCCACACGTGCTTCACCGATTTCCCCGTTCCGGACATCTCTCTCACACGCAAG GTCGGCGCTGAATTTGTGGGAACCTTCATACTGATATTCGCGGCAGCAGCCGGGTCGATTGTGAACCAGAAGTACACCGGCTCCGAGACGCTAATCGGCAGCGCGGCGTGTGCGGGGCTCGCGGTGATGATCATCATACTGTCGACCGGCCACATCTCAGGAGCTCACCTAAACCCCTCCCTCACCATCGCCTTCGCGGCCCTCCGCCACTTCCCCTGGGTCCACGTCCCCGCCTACATCGCCGCCCGGGTCTCGGCCTCGATTTGCGCTTCATTCGCTCTCAAGGGCGTCTTCCACCCGTACATGGCGGGCGGCGTCACTATCCCTTCCGTCAGCCATGGCCAAGCCTTCGCGCTCGAGTTTCTAATCACTTTCAACCTCTTGTTCGTCGTCACCGCCGTCGCCACCGACACTCGCGCA GTTGGAGAGTTGGCGGGTATAGCTGTTGGAGCCACGGTTATGCTCAACATTCTTGTTTCGGG GCCAGCTAGCGGCGGCTCGATGAACCCGGTTCGCACCCTAGGCCCGGCCGTGGCGGCCGGGAACTACAGAGCCCTGTGGATCTACCTGGTGGCCCCGACGCTCGGAGCTCTGGCTGGAGCCGGCACCTACACTGTTGTCAAGCTCCGGGACGACGAGGCCGACCCGCCCCGCCCAGTCCGGAGCTTCCGGCGCTAG